The Natronosalvus caseinilyticus genome includes a region encoding these proteins:
- a CDS encoding type II toxin-antitoxin system HicB family antitoxin, with protein sequence MATATHDNGSEGVKFIHEDDGSITAVDLETGIASFGDSKPEALTMLADALELYEGGGDPVTDEDLEEWGLDLDTAGDQELPGFMH encoded by the coding sequence ATGGCCACCGCGACACACGACAATGGATCAGAGGGGGTGAAGTTCATTCACGAGGATGACGGCAGCATCACCGCTGTCGACCTCGAGACGGGTATCGCTTCCTTCGGCGATTCGAAGCCCGAAGCACTAACCATGCTCGCGGACGCGCTTGAGTTGTATGAGGGCGGTGGCGATCCGGTTACCGACGAAGATCTCGAAGAGTGGGGACTCGACCTCGACACGGCTGGCGACCAAGAACTCCCTGGTTTTATGCACTGA
- a CDS encoding PadR family transcriptional regulator, with product MADSNPPDEEGASGRNLPSTGSIEFSTYNIPTDLTAFQTHLLCLIHRFGPVEGVSLQNALEDLYPEDINHGRLYPSLDRMVESGLITKQTKEKDKRRKEYTLTGRGEWVAEEYHQFVREMITPPAE from the coding sequence ATGGCTGATTCAAATCCACCAGACGAGGAGGGGGCAAGCGGCCGGAACCTTCCATCGACTGGTTCAATTGAATTTTCGACGTATAATATTCCGACAGACCTTACCGCCTTCCAGACCCATCTCCTCTGTCTCATCCACCGATTCGGCCCCGTCGAAGGAGTAAGCCTCCAGAACGCCCTCGAAGACCTCTACCCGGAAGACATCAATCATGGACGGTTGTACCCGAGCCTCGACCGGATGGTCGAGTCTGGACTGATCACCAAGCAAACGAAGGAAAAAGACAAGCGCCGGAAGGAGTACACCCTCACTGGTCGAGGCGAGTGGGTTGCAGAGGAGTATCACCAGTTCGTACGGGAGATGATTACTCCTCCTGCTGAATGA